The Haloferax volcanii DS2 DNA segment GTCGAGGAAGCCGCCGCCCCACGTGAAGCCGACCACGACGGGGTAGATGACGCCCGCGATGAGGATGGTGTACGTGAGGTACGCGCGGAGCCGGGCGCGACCCGCCACGGCACCGGAGACGATGGTGGCGGCGGTCATGGCGAAGACGGCCCCGAACAGCCAGTCGACCCACGCCGTCGTCGCCGAGGCGTCGGGCGCGTAGAGGCTCATGAACGCCCCGGTGATGTCCAGCGCGGAGCCGCTGGTGAGGGCGGCGACGATGGACGACACGGCCGCGCCGAGCAGGAAGAACACGATGACGCCGATACTCCACGTCAGCAGGTTCTTGGTCAGTTGGTTGGCGACGTTCTTCGCGCGGACCTGCCCGGCTTCGAGCATGGCGAAGCCGGCGTGCATGAAGAAGATGAGGAACGTGACCGTGAGGACCCACACGAGGTTCACGCCCTCGACGACCGAGGCGAGGTCGGTCTGCAAGGGTGTCAACATACGATGCCTCCGGCGAGCGGTTCGAGCTGGGAAGTTGGACAGTCGTTCATATTGGTGCTCGATTCGCGACCGAATGTCTCGCGAACCATGAGAGATGCTATCTCAAGACGTTCATATAACGGTTCGCGTTGACAAACGTCTACAAAATGGTGTTCTGAGAGACGTATGTCCGATATAAGATGAAATATGTCTTGTATAAGGTCGTAAGGTTGGCACTCAGTGAACAAATGTTGCCACACAACCCTACGAACGTAGTGTCGGAAAAGTAAACAGAACGACGTGGGGCGTTCGTCGAACCCCGGTCAGGTGCGCACTCGCGCGGACCACGACGAGAGCGGCGAAAGGAGACTTCCAGTCGGCTTCGGTCGCAGTTGCGCGCTCAGACCGCCGTCTCGCCCTCCTTGCCGGTACGGACCTGCACCGCGCTCTCGACGGGGAGCACGAATATCTTGCCGTCGCCTTTCTCGCCGGTCTGGGCGGCGTCGGCGATGGCGTCGACCACGTCGTCGGCGGGGATGTCGGCGACGACGCACTCGACTTTGACCTTCTGGTGGAGGTCGACGGTGTACTCCTCGCCGCGCCACTGCCCCTTCTTCGCGGGCTGGGAGCCGCGGCCGGAGACGTTGGTGACGGTGAGCGACGGCGCGCCGACCTCTGCGAGCGCGGTCTTCACGTCCGAGAGCTTGTCGGGGCGGATGATGGCCATCACCATCTTGATGCCCTGTTCTCCGTCGCTCATTGGCTGTCACCTCCGTTGGCTTCGACGGTCTCGTCTTGCTCGACGCCACCGTCGGTGCGGACGTCGCTGCCGCCGTCGGTCGCCGTGGGCGAGCCGAGCGCGCCGTCGGGACCGGCGTCGCCGACGAATTCGGGGTAGACCGAGACGCCGTGTTCGCCGGCGTCGAGGCCCTCTTCTTCCTCTTCTTCCGAGACGCGGAGGCCGAAGACGGCGTCCGCGATGGCGAAGACGACCGCCGAGGCGATGATGGTCCACGCGGCGATGACGACCACGCCGACGACCTGCATCACGAGCTGGGTGCCGGAGAAGCCGCTCACCGCGAAGACCGGGATGAGCGCCGTGCCGACCGCGCCCGCGACGCCGTGGACGGCGAAGACGCCACACACGTCGTCGATTTTGAGCGAGTCGACGGTCCAGCGGTACGCCGGTAGGACGATTGCGCCGCCGAGCGCGCCGAGGATGAGGCCGCCCCACCACGTGACGTGGGGGACAGCGCCGGTGACTGCGACGAGTCCGGCGAGCAGGCCGTTCGCCATCCAGAGGGGGTCGGGCTTGCCTTGGTAGCTCGTCGAGACGATCATCGCGGCGACCGCGCCGGCGCCCATGCCGAGGGTCGTCACGAGGGCGACGCGACCGAGCGCGGCACCCATGAACTCGAGTCCGCCGCTGTCGGTGGCCGCGAGGACGGTCGCCTGCGTGCCGACGTTGAAGCCGTACCAGCCGAACGCGAGGATGAGCGTGCCGAGGACGGCGAGCAGCATCGAGTGGCCCGGGATGGGCTGGCTGTTGCCGTTCGAGTCGAAGCGGCCCTTACGCGGGCCGACCATCTTCGCGCCGACGAGGCCGGCGACGCCGCCGCACATGTGGACGACGGTCGCACCGGCGAAGTCGAGGTAGCCGACGCCGAGCGCGGCACCGATGTAGCCGCCACTCGAGAGGAGACCACCGGACCACGTCAGACCCTGCACGACGGGGTAGATGAACCCCGTGATGGTCGCCGCGAAGACGATGTACGCGCGGAAGT contains these protein-coding regions:
- a CDS encoding P-II family nitrogen regulator, yielding MSDGEQGIKMVMAIIRPDKLSDVKTALAEVGAPSLTVTNVSGRGSQPAKKGQWRGEEYTVDLHQKVKVECVVADIPADDVVDAIADAAQTGEKGDGKIFVLPVESAVQVRTGKEGETAV
- a CDS encoding ammonium transporter, with the protein product MGWAVVIPLQVDPSVIAQGVNYVWILVVSFLIFFMQPGFALLEAGQVRAKNVGNVLMKNMTDWALGVLVYFLVGAGVATIVGGLTSPGGFDVAAAFSYIGDSGAWIDWLFGAVFAMTAATIVSGAVAERMDFRAYIVFAATITGFIYPVVQGLTWSGGLLSSGGYIGAALGVGYLDFAGATVVHMCGGVAGLVGAKMVGPRKGRFDSNGNSQPIPGHSMLLAVLGTLILAFGWYGFNVGTQATVLAATDSGGLEFMGAALGRVALVTTLGMGAGAVAAMIVSTSYQGKPDPLWMANGLLAGLVAVTGAVPHVTWWGGLILGALGGAIVLPAYRWTVDSLKIDDVCGVFAVHGVAGAVGTALIPVFAVSGFSGTQLVMQVVGVVVIAAWTIIASAVVFAIADAVFGLRVSEEEEEEGLDAGEHGVSVYPEFVGDAGPDGALGSPTATDGGSDVRTDGGVEQDETVEANGGDSQ